The following DNA comes from Quercus robur chromosome 1, dhQueRobu3.1, whole genome shotgun sequence.
gggcggagataagcaaaaaacaaaattttcaaatacgcatccatatagtattaataaactatcaaccaagacaaatattaagatacaatcatctaccaacaaaaacaaaacacacgAAACACTATTAAGATACAATCATCTGGAATTGGGGAATGAATATTTTTTGGGATTGGAACATCGACATTTTCCAGAATTGGGGAATGaatattttctagaattggAACATCCACATTTTTTGGAATTGGAATAGCAAGATTAGTTGTTGGCAATCCTATGTTGACTTCTGAAGAATTTGAATCTTTTCTTTTGACAAAATCAAACATTGTAGTTGGTTTTTTcatgatctacaaataaaataagaatcatatatattatctcACAAACGATAATATGCATAAtgcatttaattataaatttactGCCTGAAGACcttatttgattggtctaggtgtTGGGGCTTTTCGAATTGCTCCACTATATTCGAGTTTATTTCTTCTCTTAGTATTGctctttaagttttttcttgttctttgttgttatttgtgtgtttgttgcttttccttgtgttcaccatcatgaacaccttgtatTGGCTTGCTTTTGTTTGcagtttgttttaataatattcttattacctatcaaaaaaaaattataaatttagtatttctcacttattttcaatttataaatttatctaaCTTAGCATTATGAGTTAACAATAGGCGCAAGTGAATCactattattttcttaaatttgtgtgacaattttctatattatatgatttgtttttgtcttttgtctttggtctttgcctttatttatctctttgtctttgtcttgTCTCCATATTTCTACAGTAGCAACAAAGACTTTTCCCTACCCAATCCCACTACCAACACTGTGTAAACTTTTCCTaactttaccattttttttgtcCAGTTAATGTGTGTCTTtaacaaatctatttttgaaaaagatttattgggtcaattttcaataaactttttctaaaattggTTTTACTATTGTGTACCCCACACATTAGtagaatcatttttattttttatttttttttcagttgtCCCTATTATTGCCCAACAACCGGTTAACAAATAGTCAAACACTACACTAATATATTCTCTAATCTCTACAGAGTCATAAACACAGagtcacaaagccaaaaagccaaaaaaagaagaaaaaaaaaaaagcacagaTTCAATTCACAATCAACAACTCAGTTCATCACTCATCAATAAACTCCACAAGCACAGATTGTTAGATTCTGAGATTCACAAATATTATATTAGGTCTTGAAAGAAACTAGGAAAGGATAGATTAAATACTTGTGAGTTGAGCTGGAACAATGAAGCTGGGCTGGGCAGATCGAGCAACCGGCAACAAGAATCAAGATGGGTCTCACGTGGGCATGGTGACGGTGGCAACGTTGGTGTGGCCATTTCCCGTTTGGGTATGCGATGGGAACCGGTGGCAGCGTGAGGCATGAGGCGTGGTGGCGACATGAGGTGTGAGCGGTGGCGTGAACCGGTGAACAGCAGCATGAGCTTTTTTTTCACTGTGTCTGTTTCGCCTCTCAGTCTcgcctctcttttcttttcttttttttttctttcgtttTCGGTTTTTGCTTGTTCCGTTTGTTCCTTTTGCTAGGGGGGccaagtccttttttttttttttttgaaaaactttacctactaaatttttttttttttggacccaGGAGGGCCCGAGCCCCCTTAGGCCCCTTCCTGGGTCCGTCCCTGCCAACAAATGAGCTTTCTCACTCATCGTAATTTATAATCATACAATTAACATGTTGGCATTTCATAAATAAGTTATATCAAGTGCATAAAACTCTCATTTTTTACAAGGTTTGGAAAAGGTCATAACCTTCCTTCCATTTTGTTTTACAAAGACCAATTCTCAAACTCAAATAGGAAACTTACTGCTTTTGCTGGATGACATTTGTTATCATATCAAGCTCAACCTCTATGTTGGCATAACATAGCATGTATAAGAAATTTCCATATCTTcagtttgaacaaaatttgtTCAGTGTTCACACTAAGTAAACCATGGGAGTTTgggaaacaaaaatatattgaggGTAGAGAAACATAAGAAGATGCGTGGAGGTGTCCCCTTAAAAGAAATAGTGGATTTGTCACTCTGTTGGTTGGGTAATCCTATCCTACATAATTAGTGGTAAGATGTAAGGTTACCTATCAATAGACGAAGAGTCTCTTAGCTTCCACATAAAAATGCTTATCTACATTTAGATCTTAATTATTAAGGTATTGAATAGATGAAATCATGAAGAGACTCACAGTCACTAGTCACAGCTCCTGCGGCGGTTGCTGTTGgtggtgttattttttattttcatttttatttattttttttttttttggatagattttTTATTAAGGTATTACCTGCggatttttcttgttttaaatttttaatagttgAAGAGTCTCATACcttccacataaaaaaataaataaatgctaaGATACATTTAGATGGTTAATCGGAACGTTGATGCGCTTTGATCTTAGAAAGATCTGAAATTTGTTACTCCACAGAAAACTGATGGAATCATACACATTAAAGTATCTGATTCGATGTTGTCAGTTCGAGgaagaaagtgaaaacaaaCTGAAGAGGGTCGAAAACATTTTAAGTAATCTGTTTTTACATTCTTTTAGAACTTTCAAAATAAACCAAAGCGTTTACATACTCCCCGGACAGGTAGTCGTGGACACATCATGACAATtatcaaacaaacataaaacTAAACACCTTCCCAGAACTATGACTATTTATTTTCTGCAAtcagaatttttctttttgaaatcttCTGCAATCACAGATTAAGGCATATgcttatatattaattactctGGCAATATAGATACCAAAATCACAATTTAGCCAGAAATCTCAATGGACTTGACATCAggcttcttctcctccaccttaGGAACCGTCACAGTGAGAACACCATTTTCCATTGAAGCCTTAATCTGATCCATCTTTGCATTCTCAGGAAGCCTAAACCTCCTCAAGAATTTGCCGCTGCTACGCTCCACTCTATGCCACGtgtctttcttctcttccttctccaCCTTCCTCTCTCCGCTTATTTGCAGCACTCTGTCATCTTCAACTTCAACCTTCACCTCCTCTTTGTTGAGCCCAGGAAGATCAGCTTTGAACACATGGGCTTCTGGGGTCTCCTTCCAATCCACACGAGTGTCAACCAAGGCAGAAGTTTCTTTTGCAAACTGAGATTCAGATGAGAACGGGAAATCCTTAAATGGGTCCCAAATCTCGAGCGAAAATGGATCCAAGATGTTGCTTCGGCGGCTACCAAAGAAGCTTGGGATCAGAGACATTTTAGTTACTAACTATTGTTAAGAGAAAACCTTTGAAAGTTGTTGTTTGATGGGAAAGCTTACAATGACACTTGCGACTTCAGATTGGTTTGGAAAGAAAGAatgttttgtgtatttataGGTTCTTGGGAGCCGGGAGGATTCTTCAAGTGTTTTCTCGCGAATTCTATTAGTTGTTTGTCTCCTCGATCTGGTCTCGTTCCCGAACTTTCTTGTTTTCCAGTGAACTTTCCAGTTTCTCTAGCATCTTTGCGAACCTTCTGTTGGACCTAGCGAATCTAGCCCAGTGTGTACTTAGCTGTGCCACAATGCCCACAAATACCCGTGCGTATTGGGCCTAATCCATTAGCCATCCAAAGTTTTGTgaatgcattattattattattattttttttttttgagtaaaaacctgaccaacaaaaaaaataaaacttgttagaCACTCTTCGTGCACAACGACTCGATATTTCCACCtttcatataaataataaatccaaCCACAAgtttaactaatatatatatatatatatattttacaagaTAACAATTTTACTCTAATCTAAttaaagtgtatatatatgtgaaactcTCTTTTAGGAACTTGTATCCGGCTTTTATTCTACATATCccacaaatacttatacttatagagtgacCATCATACCAAAAGTGTGTGGTGGTATAAGTTTAACTAATATAATCTCCTATAACGGGAAATACAAATAATCTTTACCACTTTTTGTGTTCCACTTTATGTTCCACTAATTACAAATTTGTcgtgtgtttattttatttttttcattttaaactttgattattttataagaaaagtaaacAAATATATGACAAGTTGTAATTGATGAAACATAAAgtagaatacaaaaaataatatagaggATTTATATTCTATAACGTGAGATGAAGGAGATCGACGTGGATTTAATCCTTGACCACTAaataattactttaaaaaacatatattttctcTTCTCAATAGTTTgtatttaacaaaaattgagtGCACGTGCATGAATATGTAACTCTATACAAAGTCATATTAATTCTtataaattgttaaatattgAAGTATTGAACCGAGACAAGTAACATAATGCAAGGCTAGCTAGTACATAGCATCAACTAGAGCTCTGTTGATGTGCTTGCCAAGACGAATTGTATCAGGTAGAAGTTTTGTAATCCATTACACACCTCTGAATAACTCTGATGTATTTTCTACTCGTTTAATTTGTACGATTAAGTACATATTGGTTAatatcctcttcttctttttttttttctttttttttttaataccaaaaaCCCACGAAAAAGATAGCCCAATTATTTTAGGGCCCATTATtcgtttcttttattttatttgcccCAAACCTGTGTAACTTTAATGGTAAATTTTGAAGGAGTTTACTGTGGTATTGAGATTTGAGATCAAAAAGGAGAATCTATTTAAGCTTACCTATGGGACTAGGATGCTGATTTTGAATAGGGGCTTGGACCTGGAGCACTTCCAAATTCCATGAACCTATAAGTAGTAGACCCACGTGCAAGCCACAAGCCCCGAAAATAACGCCCTAATAATTTGTTGTTTGTCTCCTAAGTTTAGGTAAACaagtttactaaaaaaaaaaaaaaaaagtttaggtaAACCATGAAATCCATCTTAACTCATTTAATGCTAACTGACAAGATCCCTTCAGATTTATTAAGTTTTTAAGGGATCATTTCTTCTAGTAAAGCATAATGAAGCATGTTTAGCTAATTAGAGGTAGTTTGTTATcattgtttaaataacaatttttaatgtttaaacaatattacacatatttttacatattttttcatcaacatgtatttttagaaaatataaataatattaatagaacaacattaccaaatagGCCCTAAATTATCTTACTTTGGAGTTAAACCAGATTGTTGCAGTGTCCAAAGAAACCAACTACACAAGGTTGTTATTCCTTTCTAATATAACAACTATAGGCCTTATTCACTGCTTAAAGTTGGATCATAGATGTTCCTTTGTTCTTCTCTAGAGTCTTGACCAAATTAAAGCATTAAACAACAACCCATCTACCCCTAGCAACCACATTTACCTTGCTAAGTCCCTTAGTATTTAAAATATCagattacataaaataaagtaaaaagatTTAGAAGGGTGTGTATGTGTGTCTGATAGCACAAGTAgggttctctttctctccctcacCATCTCATTCCTTTTATCCCAACCTTTTATATTGTAATTGTGATTTGTTATATTAGAATGAAAGCATTGTTTTAAATTAGTGCGATTTTCTATGAATGGTAGTGTTTAAGTGAGCCTTCATAGTATACCACTAGCCTTCATTACTATGGCATTGAATTGAGTAGCGAATTTGACTTGGTCCTTTAACTTGGGTCGTTAGGCACAAAACATGTGGCAAAGGAACCAAATCAACCCTAACATATGGTTTATAGTTTCTTTTCCACCTTTTGAGATTATGAAATAAAGTGTTGTATACCTTATTGGCCTCTCAAAATTAGCATCAATTCTTCATAATAGAATACCATAGAGAAAGTATTTGAAACATAATACCATAGATTGACTCTTTCATTTAGCCTCGATTGTTCatgaatgtatatatatttatatatatatatatatatatacacacacatatatatctaTGTGTGTAATAGAATTTAAACATCCGTTCTAagatattaattagtttttggtatatATGGGAATTTAAACACGAGATCTCTTATTTGACGATAAGTCATTTTACTAAGTGAGTTAATTGAAAACCCCACATAGAGGTTAATATTTCAAGAATTAGAAATTGAAGATATTTCTTGAATTAACTGTCTTTTAGAGGGTTGAACACTTTcatcaaacatttataaaataactttttcttttattttcaattttctatagTGGATTAACAAATGGCAAGTTCTAAATAGGAGGTAAGAGCATTTGATCCCATGTGTTGACTTAGGCAGTTGGAAATCTACtgttattttgtaaaaataatatatggCCAGTTGGGCTTGTAATGTATGATATTTATGCCCTGTTGGGCTTGTTATGTGTTGACTTAGGCAGTCTACTATGATTTTTTCCATCAGTCACGTATACATATACATTTTCACACACATTGCATCCACTCCAAAGTTAATATAGAGGgaaaaaagtcttttaagtttgagatgagtttttattttattttattttttatcaacttagagtAAAAAAAGCCCATGGGTACagcacattttacaatacttatacaaaatatttgttATAAGTTAATGGTtatcttgcattttttttttttttttttatatataattgtttgaCATATGAGTGCATGCAATATGTGTGAATATATTAATGGGTTATGTTAACAAGTGCCCTTTGGGCACTagttaaaaatctattttaggaaagttttgatatcacttttatggaaaatgaaaaaagttgttaaaacattaagggtatgtttggtaactgttttttccccttattttctgttttcaaaaacaattttctatttttgagactgaaaaacttgtttggcaactcaaaatgggcagaaaacaaaaattgttttcaaaactcaatttgtgaagaaaactGAATGCAAAAGgctattttcaatttctaatttttttttttttaatacaagatagaattctattctagcctaatttaagtgtatatgtgtgtgaaactccctcttggagacttgaacctcggcccttaccccccacaccccacaagcatttatacttgtggagtgaccactgcACCAAGAGTGTGCGGTGgtcaatttctaattttcaaaagtcaatgaaaacatatatttaatttaatgaatttttcttatttaatgagttaacattaaatttcaaatcctagttacaacatattttagttttttttttttttttcaaaaaactatcttttaatttcaactaaccaaacatgtttttgatttcaaaaatacaagaaaattattttttctttatattcccaaaaacaagttcttgaaaatagaaaataaaaactgttaccaaacataacctaattttttttttcttcttttccaataaaaactttctttaactagaTTCTTAACTAGTGTCCTAAgaacactcgttagcatttcttTATATTAATCATAGTAAATTTTTAGAACTaaaatttaaagcattttgaaaacaaatgcAATTCCTCATCATATAGTGGTATCCGATTTTGAGGCAGGACATTTAAAGCCCATTGGATGACCCATTAATAACCCGTGGGCTTATCATTAAAGTTTAAATGGCAATATTGACCATTGAGAGAATCCCATTAGGCTCTAGCCTAGAACGTTCGTCAATCAATCAAAGTGCGAGAGTGCAATCATGCTGGCCATTTGGGACTCCATGATAATTTATAAAACCTCACCTCGCAATTTCTAGAATGCTTCTCTAAGaattataaataacacaaaccaTTCTGATCCAAATGTAGCGTGAAGTAACAAAAAGCATCTTCTCGGTTTAATTCCTCAGCAACCAACCACTCTCAGTTCCTAACCTTCCAGTATTTTATAGCCCTCTCTTTACCTCGTTTCAAAGCAACGAAGTAACCAAGCAAAGAAAAACATCAAACATGTCGCTGATCCCACACTTCTTTGGTAACCGACGAAGCAACAACGTTGATCCCTTTGCTCTTGATGTTTGGGACCCATTCAAGGACTTTCCTTTCCCTTCTTCACTTTCAACTTATTTCCCTGAGTTTTCTCGGGAAACCTCAGCTTTTGTGAACACCAGGATCGACTGGAAGGAGACCCCAGAAGCTCATGTGTTCAAGGCTGATCTTCCTGGGCTCAACAAAGAGGAAGTGAAGGTTGAAGTTGAAGAAGACAGAGTGCTCCAGATAAGTGGAGAGAGGGGCGTTGAGAAGGAAGACAAGAATGATGCTTGGCATAGAGTGGAGCGTAGCAGTGGCAAGTTCTTGAGGAGGTTTAGGCTTCCTGAGAATGCTAAGATGGATCAGATTAAGGCTGCAATGGAGAATGGGGTTCTCACTGTGACTGTTCCtaaggtggaggagaagaagccTGATGTCAGGGCCATTGAAATTTCAGGTTGAACTCTGTGAAATCATTTTGGGTCATCTCTCACCATGCGAcatgaagaatatatatatatatagttgcaGTGTAATCTAGCTAATAAGGGTCTGATTTTGTATCCTTGTTAATTCTGTATTTTGGGTTTGTGGTTTAGTTAGACGTACTGGGTCAATGGGTCATTATATGTGGATGTTGATGATTTGAGTGTTTGATGCAATCTACATAGTGTGGAAGCACTAATGAAAGTGAATGTAATTAACGttgttataataaaaatattaatttcgcATTAAGAAATCATTGTCTTTTggcaatatatttttctttttactacgTTTTGGTGACATGTTGTATgttttagagcattagcatctgagaatgcaaaacaaatttattttgcattctcaaacatcaatttatctattttaccaacccATCTATTAATACACCCAACatctcagtttttatttttacattcaacttaatagaataatataaactataataccaaataaaaaaaactactctCTGTCTCTTCCATCTTCCCTCACCATTTCTGTCTCTCTGtccacaaaaaccaaaaacaccaTCAAACCACCCACCCCCTCCATTGAAAAACCAGCCACCACTGAACCACTAGCCTCCTCTGAACCACCATCTACCATGTAAATACTGCATTTTATACTCTTTATGACTCGAATCCTCATTCCCTAATAATATTAGAATTCTAAAGTCTAAGATTGGTTTAGGGCTTGATCAAATGAAATTAACTTAAGGAAagtatttatagaaaatataacttAACTTTGGacaaaataaactatttttggaaaa
Coding sequences within:
- the LOC126728348 gene encoding 18.2 kDa class I heat shock protein-like; the encoded protein is MSLIPSFFGSRRSNILDPFSLEIWDPFKDFPFSSESQFAKETSALVDTRVDWKETPEAHVFKADLPGLNKEEVKVEVEDDRVLQISGERKVEKEEKKDTWHRVERSSGKFLRRFRLPENAKMDQIKASMENGVLTVTVPKVEEKKPDVKSIEISG
- the LOC126728381 gene encoding 18.5 kDa class I heat shock protein-like — translated: MSLIPHFFGNRRSNNVDPFALDVWDPFKDFPFPSSLSTYFPEFSRETSAFVNTRIDWKETPEAHVFKADLPGLNKEEVKVEVEEDRVLQISGERGVEKEDKNDAWHRVERSSGKFLRRFRLPENAKMDQIKAAMENGVLTVTVPKVEEKKPDVRAIEISG